TGTCGGGTTATCACGTATGAAACTGCACGTCCAGGTCTACACCGACAGCCGGGAAGGCTGGGTCAACGCCATTCAGGCATCACCCTCGAAAGCCACGGCACACGATATTCTGGCACCCCGTAACGAACGGGCCGTGAAAACAGCTGATCTGCTGTTCGGGCGGGCGCAGCCACTGAACGAGACAGCTGCAGGCCGGGCTGCGTTGCAACAGTCCGGTCTGGCGCGCGGACAGTCGCCGGGAAAATTCATTTCTCCGGGGAAAAAGTACCCGCAGCCGCATGTGGCGTTGCCGGCGTTCGATAAAAACGGGAAAAACGCCGGCATCTGGCTCAGCCCGCTGACGGACAAGGACGGCCGCCTGGAGGCCATCGGTGGCGACGGTCGTGTGATGGGCAATGAAGAAGCCCGGTTTGTGGCGCTGCAGAACAGTCGCAACGGCGAAAGTCTGCTGGCCGGGAATATGGGTGAAGGCGTCAGGATTGCACGTGATAACCCCGACAGCGGGGTGGTGGTCCGGCTTGCCGGAGATGACCGCCCCTGGAACCCGGAGGCCATCACCGGCGGTCGCATCTGGGCTGATCCCCTGCCGAATCCTCCGATCAATGATACCGGTACTGACATCCCGCTCCCGCCAGAGGTTCTGGCACAGCGGGCCGCAGAAGAGGCACAGCGCCGGGAGATGGGAAGACAGACGGAGCAGGCGACCCGGGAAGTGTCCGGAGAGGAGAAGAAAGCGGGCGAGCCGGGCGAGCGGATAAAAGAGGTTATCGGGGACGTCATTCGGGGTCTCGAACGCGACCGGCCAGGAGAGGAGAAAACGGTGCTGCCGGACGATCCGCAGACCCGGCGTCAGGAAGCGGCCGTTCAGCAGGTGGTATCAGAGAGCCTGCAGCGGGACCGTCTGCAACAGATGGAGCGGGATATGGTTCGTGATCTCAGTCGTGAGAAAACGCTCGGGGGCGACTGACGCGCCGGCGGCTTGTCTGCCCCGGCATTCTCCCCGATTAAAATCGGGTACCCTGCCGGGGCGCTGATAAAAGGAAAGGAATATGACAATGTACGAAACCCGCCTCAATGCCGTCGATCGCTGGCTGCAGGGGCTGCTGACCTGGACGCCTGGACAGACGGATATCATCAAAACGGTGGCGCTGGTGCTGATGATTGTCGATCACACCGGTTTGCTGCTGGCCGGGAATAATGAACTCATGCGTCTGCTGGGGAGAGGCTGCTTTCCCCTGTTTGGTCTGGTCTGGGGAATGAACCTGGCGCGCCACGGGGCCATCCGCCAGACACAGCTGAACAGCCTGTGGTGCTGGGCGCTGATCGCCCAGGGCTCCTTTATTCTCATCGGGTACCCGTGGTACATGGGGAATATCCTGTTTAGCTTTGCGGTCACCGGCCAGGCGCTGCGCTGGTTCAGTCTGCAGACCCGCAATGATATTCTGCTGGCGATCGCCATTGTCGTGGCCTGGCTCCCCTTATCTGCCGACAGCTACGGTCTGGCCGGGGTCTTCATGCTGATCAACAGCTGGCGGCTTTGTCGGGCGAAAGAGCCTGTAGAACGGATCGGGTATGCCGTGCTGTGGGCTGTCATGGTACTACTGATGAATGCCCATGATATTACCCAGGCCATTGCCGGCCTGATGGTCGCTTTGCTGGCCCTGGCGGTCTGTTCTGACCTCGGTCGTTCTGTTCCGCGCTTCTGGCCGCGGCACTTTTTTGTGATGTTTTATGCCGTGCATCTGGCGGTGTTGGGGATCGTTGCCTCGATGTAAAAAAGCCCGGACAGAAGTCCTGGCCGCAATTGCGTAGATACACCTAATACACCTAATATCAAGAGGAATGAGGTACCGGCATCCTGAGAGGATGCGCTGTCAGCTGCATTCACGTATCTTATAGCCTGGTTCCTGGCAGGAAAGAAAGCCTTTATTATGACTGAAGAAAAACGCCCTGTACTGAGTCTGAAAAGAAAGCCGGCAGCGGATACCGCAGCGGCCGGGTCCGTTGACACGCCTGGTGTGGTACGGCGGAAAAAAGTGGTGGTGGTCACGACGCCTCCGGCCTGGAAGCTGAAGAAAGAAAAGCTGGCACAGGCTAAACAGGCTGCTGAAGCCGCCGCCAGCCAGCCAGCACCGGAGGCTGTGAAAGCGGTCAAAACGCCCGGTCCGGTTCGCTATCTTCGTTTACTGCCGCCGGAGCAGGCCATCATGACCCTGAAGGCATTCTGGCCACAGCTGTTTGACGGTGACTCGCCGCGTCTGCTGGCGACTGGGATGCGTGAACAGCTGTTTGCCGATATCGCGGGGCGCGACCTGCCGCTGTCGCATAAACAGGTGATTAAGTGCCTGAAAAGCCTGACCCGGTCGGCGGGTTATCTGTCCCGGATGCGGGAAGGTGCCTCCCGCTATGACCTGCAGGGGAATGTGGTGGCTACGGTCACTGCTGATGAAGCGCACTACGCCAGTGAGCGCATGATGAAAGAGCTGTTACGCGCTGAACGAAAGATGAGTCAGACCGTTTAATTCTTTTCAGTTCGCTCAGATTAAATATCAGTACGTCCACAGCTAATGGGTATCACATCCATTAGCTGAATGGTATTCGTCACAAATAAGAGAGTCAATAATATGAAAACCTGGGTTAACAGTGATGATATTTGTGAAGATACACGAAATATCATAAAGTCGTTATCCACGCCAGAATTCGGAGAATTTGGTGATGTAAGAGAAAGCATTATATCCCTGAAGGAATGCATTGATGAGGAAGAATACGATTTCTATGTATTTTCAGACGCTGCATTTACACTCCTGAAGACGTTACTCAAAATCAGAATTAAACTCAGAAAGGCTGACCCTGGCCATCACTCAATCCCTGCGCTCACTCTGGCTGTTGATGACATCAGAAAGCAGCTTAAGTTGAACGAGAGGTACGTTCATGAGTTAATTCAGGTGGATAGTTTCTCCAGTCGAGCCCGCGTTTTCTTTTGGTTTGCCTGCTCTGCGGCGGCGATGCTTTTATTGTTCGCAATATTTTATATCTGATGGAACCAAAAGGGATTCTCAGAACAGAGCTGATAATCAGCTGGCTCAATGAAACGTGTCAGTAAAAAAACTCTTCCGTTTACCTTGTTATGCCAGCATATTTTAGCAGTCGATCTTATTTTATCCATACTTAACCTGTTAAAGGAATAAAAATGAAAATCAAATTCGGATTGTATTTTCTGCTCCCGCTTATTTCGGTTGTCACTTTTAATAACAGCTTTGCTCAGGAGCATGAACCGGGAAAAACTTTCTCTGCCAGCCAGGAAAAGAGAATCGGGGAAATAGCGGCAGATTATCTACGTGCTCATCCTGAAATACTGATTCAGATGAGTGAGAAACTTCAGCACGAGCAGGAGGCGAAACAGACCCGCGGTTTTAAATCCGCTGCACTGGAACAGCAGGCTAACATTCTGGGTAATAAAAATATCCCCTCCTGGGGTCCCGGGGACGGAAAGGTGATGGTGGTTGAATTCTTTGACTACCAGTGCATCTGGTGCAGCCGGTTCGCACCCGAACTGGAGAAGGTCATCGGGAGCAACACGGACGTGCGTTACTTCTTTATGGAGTGGCCGGTGTTTGGTAGCCGGTGGCCTGCATCATTGCTGGCGGCGAAAACCGGCCTGCAGGTCTGGAAAGAAAAGGGCTCTGAGGCTTACAGGAGCTATCACAATGCGGTTTATGGTACAGGACTGAATGAAGGGAAACTGACGCAGGAGATTATCGAAAAGGTTTCTGGTCATATTAAATTTAAGCAGAATACGATTGATGAGATAAATACCACGTTGAAAAATATTAATGATATCGCCACGGCGACGGGATTAACCGGAACGCCAGGTATTATTGTGATGCCGGTGAAGGGCGCGACGGAAGAAAACGTCACGGTCTTTTCCGGAATGACTGAAGCACAGAATGTTCAGGCGGCTATAAATAAATCCCGACAATAACAAGTTACTGTTGTCTCTTCTGAATGGAAGAGGATGTCTCTTAAAACAAAAAGGCACACTGCTGTATGTTGTTCGTCGTACTAACGGACTGGTATTCTGGCAGTCGGTCCCGGTGGAGTCTGGAGAGTTATGTCTGAGAATATCATCGCGCTGGTTGATTATGAAAATATCGGAACGCTTGAAAATGTAATGTTGTCGCGTTATGAACGTCTTATTTTGTTTACCGGGTCTCAGCAGGAGTTTATTCGTTTTCCGTCCGTAACACATGCCGGTAATATATCGATCAGTGTGTTTCAGGCACCCTGCGTGTCGAAAAATAATGTCGATTTCCACCTGGTACTTGAGCTGGGACGACTCAGCGTCACCGCTCCGGAAGATACGATGTTTCATGTTATATCGAATGATAAAGGGTATGACAGCGTGATTGCATTGCTCTGCAGGACAGGGCGACGATGTTGTCGTATACCCTCACCACGTTCAGCAGAGAAGGCGAAAACGGTGTCTGCGCTCATCAGCAACGATGAGGTGCTACGCCTGACCGATAAAATACAGTCATTGAGTAAAAAGTCTGCGGTAAACCGACCTGTAAGCACCTCGTCACTGATGAATTATATTAAATGTCATTCCGGTAACATCAGGAATACAGCGATTTTAAATCAGGTCAGGGACGAATTAATCAGGCGAGGCGTGATT
The sequence above is drawn from the Klebsiella electrica genome and encodes:
- a CDS encoding DsbA family protein, yielding MKIKFGLYFLLPLISVVTFNNSFAQEHEPGKTFSASQEKRIGEIAADYLRAHPEILIQMSEKLQHEQEAKQTRGFKSAALEQQANILGNKNIPSWGPGDGKVMVVEFFDYQCIWCSRFAPELEKVIGSNTDVRYFFMEWPVFGSRWPASLLAAKTGLQVWKEKGSEAYRSYHNAVYGTGLNEGKLTQEIIEKVSGHIKFKQNTIDEINTTLKNINDIATATGLTGTPGIIVMPVKGATEENVTVFSGMTEAQNVQAAINKSRQ
- a CDS encoding fertility inhibition protein FinO; the encoded protein is MTEEKRPVLSLKRKPAADTAAAGSVDTPGVVRRKKVVVVTTPPAWKLKKEKLAQAKQAAEAAASQPAPEAVKAVKTPGPVRYLRLLPPEQAIMTLKAFWPQLFDGDSPRLLATGMREQLFADIAGRDLPLSHKQVIKCLKSLTRSAGYLSRMREGASRYDLQGNVVATVTADEAHYASERMMKELLRAERKMSQTV
- the traX gene encoding type-F conjugative transfer system pilin acetylase TraX codes for the protein MTMYETRLNAVDRWLQGLLTWTPGQTDIIKTVALVLMIVDHTGLLLAGNNELMRLLGRGCFPLFGLVWGMNLARHGAIRQTQLNSLWCWALIAQGSFILIGYPWYMGNILFSFAVTGQALRWFSLQTRNDILLAIAIVVAWLPLSADSYGLAGVFMLINSWRLCRAKEPVERIGYAVLWAVMVLLMNAHDITQAIAGLMVALLALAVCSDLGRSVPRFWPRHFFVMFYAVHLAVLGIVASM
- a CDS encoding PIN domain-containing protein; translation: MSENIIALVDYENIGTLENVMLSRYERLILFTGSQQEFIRFPSVTHAGNISISVFQAPCVSKNNVDFHLVLELGRLSVTAPEDTMFHVISNDKGYDSVIALLCRTGRRCCRIPSPRSAEKAKTVSALISNDEVLRLTDKIQSLSKKSAVNRPVSTSSLMNYIKCHSGNIRNTAILNQVRDELIRRGVIAVYEKTVVWR